Within the Rosa rugosa chromosome 2, drRosRugo1.1, whole genome shotgun sequence genome, the region GTTTGAACTTTTTGATTATGGTGGAGAAATTTAGGTAAGCTGCGGGTTTGGTTTTTCCCTTCATTGTATATGTAATAGAGTAACAATAATAAGCTAAGAAACGCCATTTATAATTTATAACAATAagtaactgttttttttttttttttttttttttttttttgacatattACAAAAGCTGGTATTGTTCCTTATATACAAATTCAAAAGTGATCCGATCGGTTTGGAACAATTACTTCATATGATTTCTTCTTATGCTTCATCAGTTGGTTCGTCTGCTGTTGACGCATCTTCTGCGTTGATGAGATGCGATGGGCTGTCACTGAAACATTACATAATAAGAGTGAGAGAAAATGAATAAAACTGTACATGGGATATATTATAGAATTTGAACAAACAATAAGATATAGATAACAGCAACACTTGAAACATAAGAGCAAGGTAAAGAGGGAGGAAATGAGGCTGGGGCAAATAGAGCATGCATGAACTGATTACACTATCTCCTGCCTAACTTAGAAGTCAATTGAATTCTCGTGTTATAAGCCTCAGATTAGAGCCTTAATATATAGAGGACTTGGAATAAAGGGAAGGGAATCAAAAGGCAGTACTCTTCCATATACATAAATGGCTAAAAATAAAAGGCTAATAAAGTCTAGATATATAGTACATAAATGCTATGTCGGCTTGCATATTTAGCATGACTTTTTGCTGCTACATCATGCTAATGAGGAGTCCTATGCTTTTATGTCAGTAAAACATGGCTTCTATATACAtgtagtttttttatttattctattcttacgtgtttttttttccctcctcTGTTTCTTTATATTCAGCAACTGCCGATAAACATTCATTATAAGTTATAACTGTATAAGATATGGAGATGTGGAGCCTTAAGAACATTGAAACATAAAAGCCATACAACATTAGAAATAGGAGCAGAGGATATCCTTCTTAGCTGTGTTATTTTGAATATTTACTTGTTTAATGTGTTCAGCTATTCCATCATCACTGACATTAGACTGCTGTCGATCagtaatataaataaaaaattgtgtTTTATTTCAACACGACTTCATTTTAGTCAAATGATTACAGGTGGTGGAtgcatgcatggggaacagttGATGTCCTGGTTAAAAATGCAGATTAGCATCAAATTACTACTTCTGTTATGGTGTCTTGTTGTGGATACATTGCAATCACAGCTTTGCCATATGTCTTTCCTTCGACCAACTTTTGATCCCACTTTTCTATTGTACGGTGATGAGGTGCACTCAACAGTATGTTCAGACTCGTCATCTTCCTTAGTTTTAGACTTGGACACACAAGCTCCCATCCTGATGTTCAGCAGCAAACTAGTGATACACGGCACACTCCAGACTAGGATTGATGAGCAAACAATCCCATGCCACCATTCAAAAGCCAATTTAAGATTGTCAATTAGACGTAGATAAGTTTTTAGGTGACTCAAGGCAATTATCCCTTGACATTGATCGCCGACGTTCTTTGACAATCGATACCAGATCGCCGGACCTCTATAGCACTAGCACGTCTCTTGCACCGACGACCCATACTCGAAACTTGACACTTACGATCTGGGCCGAGTGAGAGAGAGCTCCATTTTATTCCTTTTCAAAGTGCAAAAGATCATGATCAGGGGAATAATTATCAGGTGATTATTGACCTAGCAGAGGtctaattttctttgttttgaagttttgaatctAAAAGTTGGGTGTGCTCGGTAGTGTACTATAAGTAATGGCTCTTTTTGATTGTCCTTCAGGGGGTGAATCATTATTATACTGTTTGCTGAATTGTATAATAGATGGTATTTTCAActtaaaaacaacaacaacaacagtaataataatagtaaccttaatagggtgcggctattgccaccctactaaaTACTTTGTTCACCTTataagttttttatttattgaaaGACTAAAATGCCTAAtgtgaaattacaataaaaaataatatcttattaaaaattacaatttatttttctGATTACACCCTTATAGAACATGTACTTAAACTTCATTCTTAATCTCTTCATTCATTATTAAACCCTAACACTTTGATTCTTAGCAATCATCATCTTCAATCGTTTTCATGCTGTGTTAACAACTTTTATGCCTCAAAATATATCATATTGTTGACACCCAAAATTCCAAGTCAATTTTATAAGCGACACATGAAGAGACGATTCATTAAACCGGCAATCTCGTTGGGCCTTCAAGCAAGCTCATTGCAGTCCAAAAGAAGGTCTAGTTAACTAGAAATAGTGCAAGCCCAAATGCTCAAGCAATTAACATGCATCTTCAAGAATTTGTCATGCCAAATTACCATGCAATACACGTAGACCCAAGCTACGTTTATACACTTGGGGCTTATATGGAGGGATGTGGTGTGGAAGTTAACTGATTCTATGAGGCTCATTGCTAAGATAAGATCCATCGACGATTTTGGACTTGgggaccaaaattcatgcttGAGGGACCAAAATCTTAAAATGGGCTAGTGGAGAGATGAAAGCAGGCCCAGCAAAACTTACAGCCCACCAGAGTCATTCCCTTACCCAATGTCCATTAAACTAGTCTCTAGCCCAAAACCCATTTGAGTCGTCTTCTCCCCCAAACCAGAATCATCGTTCTAACAAGAACTGCTGTTGGCCCAGAATCTATGGAGAAGCTTTCCAATTCATATCCTCAGTAATCCTATTTCAATTTCCAATAACTCTAAGACTTTGTGATCATGAATTACAATAGCAGAAATTAGGGGATTAGAATCCCCCAAAGATCACAGCAGCGTAGAATCTGGGATTATCACCGTCCTATACCTATACCATCGACCTCCACTCTCATAGCTTGAACGAGCTTCCACCCTTTTTGGTTTCATAGAGAAAACAAAACTAGAAAGCTTTAGGATTATCCCACCAAAACTGAGAATACTCCTTCAAAACCTTCGGTTCATATCACTGATCTTCCTCGCCTACCTCCACTATAAAAAGCGGGTTCATTGCCGTTGGAAATCAAGCCACAATGACCCAAAaacatcaagcaagagatcaagcttCATCTCTGATAACCTAGCCATCAATATCTAAACAACCttaacccaaaacccagaaccaTGTTATTGCtggaattctctctctctactaAACTCCCAGGCATCTAGCTCCCACGCCATATCCTCCTATAAGTTCTGTTATGTGAATTTATCTCTAGTTGCTGCTGTTACCATCTAGCTGGTCACAACAAAATCATTCTCGGGTCTAACCTTTGATCGATTTTGGGCCTAATCTCGCTTTATCAAGAGGGTTCTGCTACCGAAAatccaaaaacacaaaaacgcCCTCACACATATTAACTCTAATGGAGTTTGGAAACACCTACTTGGAGCATAAAAATGAGGTAATCTCATACTTGTTTCCATATTTCTTCGTTTATGATCGTAGAACTGAAAGTTACAAGATTTTGTTTCGTTCGGTAGAGTATTACCGAAATATTGAATAGTTTTTGGTAAACCTCTATCGAATAATTTTATGATTTTCGGGTATGTATATACGCCAAACCTCTACATGTGAGACGAACTGACTGAAACTTCATGAGACTGATTGATTGGGAGAGACGAGAAGGAAGCCAAAAAGAATTGAGAGAGACATAGAGGAAGCCAAATATAAAAAGAGATAAACCCTATATTAAAAAAATGTATTTTGAGTATTGCAAATGGGTAACAAAGTAAAtttaaaactaaaaaaatatatgtagaataagaaaagaaatataggatGAACAAAGTAATTAGTAGAGTGACAATAACCGGactctaataataataattcagGTGTAGTTAATCCATCTGGTCAAACTGTGTGTTTAGCCCTCCGTCTATTTCATCACCGTGTGTGTTTCTCTGAAATTCCCTGCTTCTACTACCAGAGGTCTGAGAACCAATCATGTCGTCGTCTTCTTCTATCTCATCCTCGTTTCGATTATTCACAACCAAACTCCCCAACTCTTCTTTCAACCCCAAAACCCTGTCCGCCTTCCCAAAACACCCAAACTTCTCTTCCTTCCGTCGACCCATCTCTTTCGAAAGAATCCCCACCATATCCTCATCCCGATCCCCATCTGCCTTAGCACCATCAGCTTCAATGCCCCTGCAACCCATCGAAGAACTCCCCCCGAAGCTTCGAGAAATTGTCAAGCTCTTCCAGTCCGTACCGGTTCCAAAAGCCAAGTACGAGGAGCTCCTGTACTACGGCAAGAAGCTCAAACCCCTCGAAGATAAGTACAAGACAAAAGAGAACAAGGTCGAAGGTTGTGTGTCGCAGGTTTGGGTCCGAGCCTACCTCGATTCCGACAAGAACGTGTTCTTTGAGGCCGCTTCCGACGCGCTTATCTCGAAAGGTCTCGCTGCTCTGCTCGTTAAAGGGCTCTCGGGTGAACCCGTGGAGGAAATTTTGAGGGTCCGACCCGATTTCGCGCTCCATCTTGGGCTTCAGCAGAGCTTATCCCCTGGTAGGAATAATGGGTTTTTGAATATGTTGAAGTTGATGCAGAAAAAGGCTAAGGATTTGGTTAGTGGGTCGGATTCTGTGGATTTGGGATTGAATTCTCAAGTGGGTGGTGAAAAGATTTCGACTTCGGGTTCGGAAATCGATGGTGGCATTGAGGGTTCTAGTCTTGGATTGAGCTCTAATGAAAATGCTGAGCAATTGAGTGGCACTAGTGAAAAGATTTCGACTTTGGGTTCGAGAATCAATGGTGGCATTGAGAGTGTGAATGTTGAATCGAGGTCAGAAGGAAATGTGAAGGAATTGGAGGTGGTAGGGAGTGTTTCGAATGAAGAGGAGTCGAATTCGGGTGATTTGGGGGGTCGAGGGAAGAGAATTAGGGAAGCATTGGCGAGAGAGCTTAGTCCTGTGGAATTGGAAGTAGAGGATATCTCTTACCAACACGCCGGGCATGCCGGAGTTAGAGGAAGTGGTGATGGGGAGACGCATTTCAATGTGAGAGTTGTGACTAAGGAGTTTGAAGGGAAGAGTATGATCAAGAGGCATAGGCTCATCTACGGCTTGTTGCAAGAGGAGTTGGAGAGTGGACTACATGCATTGTCTATCGAGGCGAAGACGCCAGCTGAAGTGAGTACAAAGTGAAGCTGCTCTGGCTCCGTAAAAGAGGTTCGGTTTGTATTTTTGGATTAGCTCTCACATATTGTTTTATGGATCGTTTTATGTGGTTATTGCTCTGAATTTTCAGAAGTAATGTACACATAGTGG harbors:
- the LOC133731347 gene encoding sufE-like protein 1, chloroplastic/mitochondrial — translated: MSSSSSISSSFRLFTTKLPNSSFNPKTLSAFPKHPNFSSFRRPISFERIPTISSSRSPSALAPSASMPLQPIEELPPKLREIVKLFQSVPVPKAKYEELLYYGKKLKPLEDKYKTKENKVEGCVSQVWVRAYLDSDKNVFFEAASDALISKGLAALLVKGLSGEPVEEILRVRPDFALHLGLQQSLSPGRNNGFLNMLKLMQKKAKDLVSGSDSVDLGLNSQVGGEKISTSGSEIDGGIEGSSLGLSSNENAEQLSGTSEKISTLGSRINGGIESVNVESRSEGNVKELEVVGSVSNEEESNSGDLGGRGKRIREALARELSPVELEVEDISYQHAGHAGVRGSGDGETHFNVRVVTKEFEGKSMIKRHRLIYGLLQEELESGLHALSIEAKTPAEVSTK